From Halanaerobium saccharolyticum subsp. saccharolyticum DSM 6643:
AGCTGCTCTCACAGCCGGCTTTATCTACTTTATTGATTCTAATTAAAAATTCTTATTATAAAGATGGTGTTTTAACATTTAATACTTCAAATTTTTCGCCTTGATCAGCTTTTAATTCCATTTCAGTATTTGGAGCACAGGTCACAATTGTTCCTGCTTCGACTACACTTGCTTCGTCACCAATTCTTAAAGTTCCCTTACCTTCTTTAATGTAGAAAAATACATCTACAGGCACCTGATGAGCTGGAACGACATCACCTTCAGATAAAATAAGGTTCATAACCTGAGCATTATCATGTTTTAGTACTGCCTTAGCAATAACACCTCTTTTGTTTTTATTTCCTTCTAACTCACTTAATTTGATAATTTCCACAAAAATCATTCCTTTCATTTTGATAAATATTTTATTTACTATATTATAAATATCTAATATGAATGATTACTCATTCACTAGTTATAGTATAGTACTTTACTTTTTTTAATGCCGTGATACAGCTCACACAAATTTAAATTAAATAAAAATATCATTAATTCTGGCTAAAATAAAATCTGGTGCAGACTCTAAAAGCTCAATTTCCGGCTCAGTTAAAGCATATTCAATAATTCCCTGCATCGAACCAAAAAAATAGACAGCCATTAAATGAGTATTTATAGCTTTAATTTCTTCTCTTTTAACGCCAATATCAAAAATCATCTCCAACATATCGATCATAGAATTCATGTGTTCTTTTATTTTTCCACTTTCTTCTCCTCTAGAAAAATCTTTTTCGCGGACAAGAACTCGACCTAAATGTGGGTTTTTTGCTAAAAGAGAAAAATGTCTTGTTAAAAATTTATTTAAAAACTCTTTAATTTTTAAATTTTCTTTTTTTAGTTCTGACATATATTCCATTCTTCTCTGCATTTCATTTTTAAATATATATGATAATACTTCATCTTTGCTGGAAAAATAATTATAGATTGTGCCAACTGCAAGATTTGCTTCATCAGCTATATCCTGCATTCTAGTATTAAAAAAACCTTTTTTCGATATAACTTCAACTGCTGCCTTTTTTATTTTATTCCGATTATTTTGGGCCACTATAAATCAACTCCTTGAATGAATACTCATTCATATTATAGCAATATAAAGTATTATTGTCAAGTTTAATTTAACCTCCCCCAGCCAAAACTGGAGGAGGGCTATTTATCAGCTTAAAAATTCTGCCATATCTGCTTCAACTTCACCAATAGTAGTTAAGTCAAATTTATTTATAATTGTTTCTGCTACATTTTCTGACAAAAAGGCAGGTAATGTTGGCCCTAATTTAATTTTTTTGATTCCCAGACTGAGCAGTGCGAGAAATATAATCACTGCTTTCTGCTCATACCAGGCAATATTATAAGCTATTGGTAAGTCATTCACATCTTCTACTTCAAATATCTCTGCCAGTTTTTGAGCTATCATAATCAATGAATAGGAGTCATTACACTGACCGGCATCTAAGACACGTGGAATACCATCGATATCTCCTAAATCAAGTTTATTGTAGCGATATTTTGCACAGCCAGCTGTCAAAATCACAGTATCTTCCGGCAGTTTTTCTGCAAATTCAGTATAATATCTTCTTTCTTTAAAACGTCCATCACAGCCTGCCATCACAAAGAATTTTTTGATTTTTCCTTTTTCCACAGCCTCTACAATCTTGTCGGCTAACTCAACTACCTGATTATGAGCAAAACCACCAATAATCTTACCTGTTTCTATTTCTTCAGGTACCTGAGAATTCTTAGCTGCTTCGATAACAGGACTAAAATCTTTATATCCATTTTCATCAGCTTCAATATGCATTGATCCGGGATAACCAGTAGAATTAGTTGTAAATATTTTATTCTGATAGCTGGCAGCAGGCCAGGGTGGTACTATACAGTTGGTTGTAAATAAGATGGGTCCATGGAATGTCTCAAATTCTTCTCGCTGTCTCCACCAGGAATTACCATAATTTCCGATAAAGTGATCATATTTTTTGAAAGCTGGATAATAATTTGCTGGCAGCATCTCACTATGAGTATAGATATCTACACCACTATCTTTTGTCTGCTCTAAGAGCATTTCCATATCTTTTAAATCATGACCACTGATTAAAATTCCTGGTTTATCAGAAACTCCAATTTCTACCTCAGTTATCTCAGGATTTCCATAACTTTCTGTATTTGCCTGATCAAGTAAAGACATAGCTTTTAATCCATAGTCACCGGTTGTCATTGTAAGTTCAAATAGTTCATCTACACTAAGTGAATCATCAGTTAATTTCACCAGTGTATCTGCAATAAATTTAAAAATATCGGGATCTTGATAACCAAGATTATAAGCATGTTCAGTATAGGCTGCCATTCCTTTTAATCCATAAGTAATCATTTCTCGTAAAGAACGGATATCTTTATTTTTTGTTGCCAATACCCCAACCTTTTTAGCTTTTTGTTTTAACTCTTCATCATCAGCTGGTTTCCAAATTGCAGCATCATCAATATCACTGCTGAATACAGCCCCAGCTCTTTCTGCTTTTTTACGAATATCTTTTCTAATTGCTAATGCTTTTCCAATTTTATTCATAAATGATTGATTATCAAAGTTTGCATTGCTGATAGTTGAGAATAAAGAATCAACTATAAAATAATCTGCTTTTTCTGTATCGACTCCTCTTTCTTTGGCCTGTTTTAAATAAATTGCTATACCTTTAAGTAAATAAATTAATAGATCCTGAAGATTAGCAGTGCTTTCTTCTTT
This genomic window contains:
- a CDS encoding cupin domain-containing protein, which encodes MEIIKLSELEGNKNKRGVIAKAVLKHDNAQVMNLILSEGDVVPAHQVPVDVFFYIKEGKGTLRIGDEASVVEAGTIVTCAPNTEMELKADQGEKFEVLNVKTPSL
- a CDS encoding TetR/AcrR family transcriptional regulator — protein: MAQNNRNKIKKAAVEVISKKGFFNTRMQDIADEANLAVGTIYNYFSSKDEVLSYIFKNEMQRRMEYMSELKKENLKIKEFLNKFLTRHFSLLAKNPHLGRVLVREKDFSRGEESGKIKEHMNSMIDMLEMIFDIGVKREEIKAINTHLMAVYFFGSMQGIIEYALTEPEIELLESAPDFILARINDIFI
- the hcp gene encoding hydroxylamine reductase, with the translated sequence MPMFCFQCQEAGGGTGCVAKGVCGKEESTANLQDLLIYLLKGIAIYLKQAKERGVDTEKADYFIVDSLFSTISNANFDNQSFMNKIGKALAIRKDIRKKAERAGAVFSSDIDDAAIWKPADDEELKQKAKKVGVLATKNKDIRSLREMITYGLKGMAAYTEHAYNLGYQDPDIFKFIADTLVKLTDDSLSVDELFELTMTTGDYGLKAMSLLDQANTESYGNPEITEVEIGVSDKPGILISGHDLKDMEMLLEQTKDSGVDIYTHSEMLPANYYPAFKKYDHFIGNYGNSWWRQREEFETFHGPILFTTNCIVPPWPAASYQNKIFTTNSTGYPGSMHIEADENGYKDFSPVIEAAKNSQVPEEIETGKIIGGFAHNQVVELADKIVEAVEKGKIKKFFVMAGCDGRFKERRYYTEFAEKLPEDTVILTAGCAKYRYNKLDLGDIDGIPRVLDAGQCNDSYSLIMIAQKLAEIFEVEDVNDLPIAYNIAWYEQKAVIIFLALLSLGIKKIKLGPTLPAFLSENVAETIINKFDLTTIGEVEADMAEFLS